A part of Microbulbifer salipaludis genomic DNA contains:
- the tssH gene encoding type VI secretion system ATPase TssH encodes MINVDLKRLVDTMTPVMRESLEGAAGLCLAQSQYNVELEHWLLKLLDQSDTDFYHLLNKHDVNPSNLAKQLAGAIARFKSGSSRPAALSPSIVEAAKNCWILASIDFGHTAVSSGHLLSALLLEETSRRQLLESCPELKSIAPESIRETARAMFGHSGESSVLGGTEHTADGAPVAVAASKAPALDKYTVNLTQRAREGEIDPVLGRDEEIRQCIDILTRRRQNNPILTGEAGVGKTAVVEGFALRIASGDVPAPLRDVTVRTLDLGLLQAGASVKGEFESRLKSVIEEVRASASPIILFIDEAHTMIGAGGKEGQGDAANLLKPALARGELRTIAATTWAEYKKYFERDPALTRRFQVVKVEEPDEQKAVDMMRGIAPSLEFHHKVRILDEAVVASVQLSHRYIPGRQLPDKSVSLLDTACARVALSQSSTPGAIEDIQRIVASSTRTIEKLRRENAATGAHEDVIQQLQLEQQEAQQKLDCLESQLQREQELIAEIRTLRDRIDEAYSSQLSEGAETVDASALWDFKQQLQTLTEQLRQIQGETPLMQSAVDEQSIAEVIANWTGIPVGKMVSNEIEAVQTLAERLNQRVIGQPHALDAVAQAVRTSRAGLTDPRKPVGVFLFCGTSGVGKTETALALAEELFGGEQSITTINMSEFKEEHKVSMLLGSPPGYVGYGEGGVLTEAARRKPYSVILLDEMEKAHPGVQDIFYNLFDKGTIKDGEGRDIDFKNTLIIMTSNAGEDAIRAIFNQVEEKPDPEVLLDNIRPHLLQKFKPAFLGRANVIAYYPLDDENLVDICKINMRRIEKRVREHYGADFSYDDDVLINIVARCQEADTGARNIEVILNRTLLPSLASECLDKMAKGEDVKSIHVGATAESGFTYHVG; translated from the coding sequence ATGATCAACGTAGATCTCAAAAGACTCGTGGACACCATGACACCCGTCATGCGTGAATCGCTAGAGGGCGCAGCGGGCCTTTGCCTGGCACAAAGTCAGTACAATGTTGAGCTGGAGCACTGGCTGCTGAAGCTTCTGGATCAGTCCGATACCGATTTTTACCATCTACTCAACAAGCACGACGTCAATCCGTCGAATCTTGCCAAGCAACTGGCCGGTGCCATCGCCCGCTTTAAATCCGGCAGCAGCCGCCCCGCAGCATTGTCGCCAAGCATTGTCGAGGCTGCAAAAAACTGCTGGATACTTGCATCCATTGATTTCGGCCACACTGCGGTAAGTTCTGGGCATCTCCTGTCTGCGCTGTTGCTGGAGGAAACCTCTCGTCGTCAGCTTTTGGAATCTTGCCCGGAACTGAAAAGTATCGCTCCCGAGTCGATTCGTGAAACCGCGCGTGCCATGTTTGGTCACAGTGGAGAGTCGAGCGTGTTAGGGGGCACGGAGCATACTGCTGATGGCGCCCCGGTGGCAGTCGCCGCGAGCAAAGCGCCAGCGTTGGACAAATATACCGTTAACCTGACTCAGCGGGCTCGTGAAGGAGAGATCGACCCAGTACTGGGGCGCGATGAGGAAATTCGCCAATGCATCGATATTCTCACTCGTCGCCGTCAGAACAACCCGATTCTCACCGGTGAAGCGGGCGTGGGGAAAACCGCAGTAGTCGAAGGCTTCGCATTGCGTATCGCCAGCGGCGATGTTCCGGCGCCACTCCGCGATGTCACTGTGCGAACCCTCGATCTAGGCCTACTTCAAGCTGGCGCCAGTGTAAAAGGCGAGTTTGAGAGTCGTCTGAAGTCCGTGATTGAAGAGGTGAGAGCGTCGGCCTCACCGATTATCCTGTTTATCGACGAAGCCCATACCATGATTGGCGCAGGTGGCAAGGAAGGGCAGGGCGATGCCGCCAACCTGTTGAAGCCTGCGCTGGCGCGGGGTGAATTGCGTACCATAGCGGCCACCACCTGGGCGGAGTACAAGAAATACTTTGAGCGGGACCCGGCGCTTACTCGTCGTTTCCAGGTGGTTAAAGTGGAAGAACCTGACGAACAGAAAGCCGTGGATATGATGCGGGGTATCGCCCCCAGCCTGGAGTTCCATCACAAGGTGCGCATTCTGGATGAGGCCGTGGTTGCATCTGTCCAGCTTTCTCACCGATATATTCCCGGGAGGCAGCTACCTGACAAATCCGTGAGCCTGCTCGACACGGCATGCGCGCGCGTTGCCTTGAGTCAGTCCTCAACTCCAGGTGCGATTGAGGATATACAGCGTATTGTTGCCAGCAGCACCCGTACCATCGAAAAGCTGCGGCGAGAGAATGCCGCTACTGGTGCCCACGAAGATGTCATTCAGCAGCTGCAGTTGGAGCAGCAGGAAGCACAGCAGAAGCTGGATTGCTTGGAAAGTCAGCTGCAGAGAGAGCAGGAACTGATAGCAGAGATTCGTACTCTGCGCGACCGAATCGACGAGGCCTATTCCTCCCAGCTCTCGGAAGGTGCTGAGACCGTTGATGCGTCGGCGTTGTGGGATTTCAAGCAGCAGTTACAGACCCTCACTGAGCAGTTGCGCCAAATCCAGGGAGAAACACCGCTCATGCAGTCGGCGGTAGATGAGCAGTCTATTGCCGAGGTTATCGCCAACTGGACCGGGATTCCGGTCGGCAAAATGGTCAGTAATGAAATCGAGGCGGTGCAGACGCTCGCGGAGCGACTCAATCAGCGGGTCATCGGCCAGCCTCACGCGCTGGATGCCGTAGCGCAGGCAGTGCGCACTTCCCGTGCTGGTCTCACTGACCCGCGCAAACCTGTGGGTGTGTTCCTATTCTGTGGTACCAGCGGTGTGGGTAAAACTGAGACGGCGTTGGCCTTGGCGGAAGAACTGTTCGGGGGGGAGCAGAGTATCACCACCATTAATATGTCCGAGTTCAAGGAGGAGCATAAAGTCTCCATGCTGCTTGGTTCGCCCCCTGGCTATGTGGGTTATGGAGAAGGCGGAGTGTTGACCGAGGCCGCACGACGCAAGCCATATTCGGTAATACTCTTGGATGAAATGGAAAAGGCACATCCCGGCGTACAGGATATTTTTTACAACCTGTTTGACAAGGGTACGATCAAGGACGGTGAAGGCCGCGACATCGACTTTAAGAATACGCTGATCATCATGACATCTAATGCCGGTGAAGATGCAATTCGCGCGATCTTTAATCAGGTTGAGGAAAAGCCGGATCCCGAGGTGCTGCTGGACAATATCCGCCCGCACCTTTTGCAAAAATTCAAGCCAGCGTTTCTCGGTCGCGCCAATGTGATTGCCTATTATCCTCTGGATGATGAAAACCTGGTCGATATATGCAAGATCAATATGCGTCGTATCGAAAAGCGCGTGCGCGAGCACTATGGAGCAGACTTCAGTTATGACGACGATGTTCTCATCAATATCGTTGCCCGCTGCCAGGAGGCCGACACCGGCGCGCGCAATATCGAAGTTATCCTGAATCGCACTCTGTTACCCTCTCTGGCAAGCGAGTGCCTGGACAAGATGGCGAAAGGGGAGGATGTGAAAAGCATTCATGTGGGAGCCACTGCCGAGAGCGGTTTTACCTATCACGTTGGTTGA
- a CDS encoding PAAR domain-containing protein translates to MGKPASRITDMHVCPMTTGTVPHVGGPILSPGGPTVLIGNLPAATVGSACTCVGPPDTVAMGSTTVLIQSKPAARMGDSTAHGGKIVVGCPTVLIGG, encoded by the coding sequence ATGGGAAAGCCCGCATCACGAATAACCGACATGCATGTATGTCCAATGACCACGGGTACAGTACCGCATGTGGGTGGACCAATACTCTCTCCGGGCGGCCCCACTGTGCTCATTGGCAACCTGCCAGCGGCCACGGTCGGTAGTGCCTGTACTTGCGTCGGCCCCCCGGATACCGTAGCCATGGGTAGCACGACGGTACTCATTCAGAGCAAGCCTGCTGCTCGAATGGGAGACTCTACCGCACACGGAGGGAAAATTGTGGTGGGTTGTCCGACCGTACTGATTGGAGGCTAG
- a CDS encoding DUF6931 family protein: MTDLVKVEATTAEQLLQHIEISDEGRPALVPDTAPEVSILRLMEAGCYADAIKLLALGLPKRESVWWACLSTRDIQSPATDENNVKALVATESWVKNPSEERRLICKQLGEVTGHKTPASWAATAASWCHGSLAAPGEPVIEPPSHLYAHAVAGSVILAASLSDPANPEQAFRRYLQQGLNLARGGSGKPEL; encoded by the coding sequence ATGACAGATCTGGTTAAAGTAGAAGCAACAACAGCAGAACAACTGCTGCAACACATAGAAATCAGCGACGAGGGGCGTCCGGCTCTGGTTCCGGATACTGCCCCGGAAGTCAGTATTCTGCGGCTTATGGAAGCGGGCTGCTATGCCGATGCTATCAAACTGCTGGCACTCGGGCTGCCAAAGCGCGAGTCCGTATGGTGGGCATGCCTGTCCACCAGAGACATACAAAGCCCGGCGACCGATGAGAACAATGTAAAAGCACTGGTTGCAACCGAGAGCTGGGTGAAAAATCCCAGCGAAGAGCGTCGCCTGATCTGCAAACAGCTGGGTGAAGTAACTGGGCACAAGACCCCGGCAAGCTGGGCCGCGACTGCCGCCTCCTGGTGCCATGGGAGCCTCGCCGCACCCGGCGAGCCCGTGATCGAGCCACCTTCGCACCTATACGCGCATGCGGTGGCGGGAAGTGTAATTCTCGCAGCATCCCTCTCCGACCCTGCAAATCCGGAACAAGCTTTTAGACGTTATTTGCAACAGGGGCTCAATCTTGCTCGCGGTGGCAGCGGAAAACCGGAATTGTAG